From one Lotus japonicus ecotype B-129 chromosome 3, LjGifu_v1.2 genomic stretch:
- the LOC130746720 gene encoding G-type lectin S-receptor-like serine/threonine-protein kinase At4g03230 has product MRNVVLFSLLCWLLCSQLCSGGGDTLNLGKMITQDSENNLVSEGNEFELGFFSLPIGSEKKYLGIWYHNLEPQTVVWVANRDNPVKGSNGVFQIAEDGNLVVEDASEQVWSSALEGSSSKNRTLKLLDSGNLVLMDDDSGMRRYLWQSFQHPTHTFLPGMKMDANLTLTSWRNDNDPGSGSFTFKLLQKGSCIVNNQSQLYWVLRTDSDRLSSQEISPLVLTLLGLGVNATSTSGNSSSRFQEVFDFHKSRLIMNHTGQVQFLKWENEDTEWFLLWSGPGDKCDTHNYCGSFSSCDKSKWKPCKCLPGFTPRLPYDQYLGGRQGCVRKSKTCSSKGMMFLNLKRLKVGYPDEAFPTETEAECRSQCLKMCPHSQCQAYSYNSYNRSNYDRSSFSCWIWTRDLLTLEEQQDSGGDLSILIRRSDIASTAKSCAPCGTYVIPYPLSTGPNCGDPMYSKFNCDYTKGQVSFMMSGGKSYRVTWIDEGARKFYIQTNDSDSDHCDSSSSYQSYKPSSPFNVTNWCFSKDEIEVTWLPAPQPTCNKSRDCNHWLHSTCTPSNTEGVRRCLCNSNYLWNTSSYSCIQESSSHSTNRLPLILTAILVGTIILACAIGFAYVRRKKIAQKLDKVNIQVQESLYGSERHVKGLIGLGSLEENNSEGIEVPYYTFRSILAATENFSESNKLGRGGYGPVYKGRFPGGQDIAVKRLSAVSTQGLKEFKNEVVLIAKLQHRNLVRLRGYCMKGEEKILLYEYMPNKSLDSFIFDRTRTLLLNWQMRFDIILGIARGLLYLHQDSRLRVIHRDLKTSNILLDEEMNPKISDFGLAKIFGGKETEASTEKVVGTFGYMAPEYALDGFFSVKSDVFSFGVVLLEILSGKRNTGFYECKQISSLLGYAWRLWTENKLLDLMDQSIGESCNENQFMKCALIGLLCVQDEPGDRPTMSNVVTMLDSETATIPIPTQPTFFARKPPSISDSGSSSKQEIISLEFDSSYQHGR; this is encoded by the exons ATGAGAAATGTTGTTCTGTTCTCCCTTCTTTGCTGGCTGCTATGTTCCCAACTGTGTTCAGGGGGAGGAGACACGTTAAACCTTGGCAAGATGATAACTCAGGACTCGGAGAACAACCTTGTTTCAGAAGGAAATGAATTTGAATTAGGCTTCTTTTCCTTGCCCATTGGAAGTGAAAAAAAGTACTTGGGGATATGGTATCACAACTTGGAACCACAAACAGTGGTGTGGGTTGCCAACAGAGACAACCCTGTTAAAGGTTCTAATGGAGTTTTCCAAATTGCAGAGGATGGAAATCTCGTGGTAGAAGATGCATCAGAACAAGTTTGGTCCTCAGCACTTGAAGGGTCTTCATCCAAAAACAGAACACTGAAGCTCCTTGACTCTGGGAATTTAGTACTAATGGATGATGATTCGGGAATGAGGAGATACCTGTGGCAAAGCTTCCAACACCCAACACACACGTTTCTTCCGGGGATGAAAATGGATGCAAATTTAACATTAACTTCTTGGCGAAACGACAACGACCCCGGAAGTGGGAGCTTCACCTTCAAGCTGCTTCAGAAAGGTAGCTGCATAGTGAATAACCAGTCACAACTTTACTGGGTGCTTCGGACTGATAGTGATAGACTCAGTTCACAAGAGATATCCCCCCTCGTGCTTACCTTGTTAGGCTTGGGAGTAAATGCCACATCCACATCCGGTAATTCATCGTCCAGGTTTCAAGAAGTTTTTGATTTTCACAAGTCAAGGTTGATAATGAATCATACTGGGCAGGTGCAGTTTCTAAAGTGGGAAAATGAAGATACAGAATGGTTTTTGCTATGGTCGGGACCAGGTGACAAGTGCGACACACATAACTACTGTGGAAGCTTTAGCAGCTGCGACAAGAGTAAATGGAAGCCCTGTAAATGTTTACCAGGATTCACTCCCAGGTTGCCTTATGATCAGTACCTTGGAGGGAGGCAAGGGTGTGTCAGAAAATCAAAGACTTGTAGTAGTAAAGGCATGATGTTCCTCAACTTAAAGAGGTTAAAAGTGGGATACCCAGATGAAGCTTTCCCAACAGAAACAGAAGCTGAGTGCCGGTCTCAATGCCTTAAAATGTGTCCCCACTCCCAGTGCCAAGCTTATTCATATAATTCATATAATAGGTCTAATTATGATCGTAGTTCATTTTCATGTTGGATCTGGACAAGGGATTTACTTACACTTGAAGAGCAGCAAGATAGTGGTGGTGATCTTTCTATCCTGATCAGGAGATCAGACATAG CATCAACTGCAAAATCGTGTGCCCCTTGTGGCACATATGTGATTCCTTATCCTCTAAGTACTGGGCCAAACTGTGGAGACCCAATGTACAGCAAGTTCAATTGTGACTACACGAAAGGCCAGGTTAGCTTCATGATGTCTGGCGGAAAATCATACCGAGTTACTTGGATAGATGAAGGTGCCAGAAAGTTTTACATCCAAACGaatgattcagattcagacCACTGTGATTCAAGTTCCAGCTATCAAAGTTACAAGCCTAGTTCTCCATTTAATGTCACTAACTGGTGCTTTAGTAAAGATGAAATAGAGGTCACTTGGCTACCAGCACCACAACCTACCTGTAATAAGTCCAGAGACTGCAACCATTGGCTCCATTCAACATGCACTCCTTCAAACACTGAAGGAGTAAGGAGGTGCCTTTGCAATTCAAATTACCTGTGGAATACCTCAAGTTATAGTTGTATACAAG AATCATCAAGCCATTCAACCAACCGATTGCCATTGATTCTCACAGCAATTCTTGTGGGCACAATTATCCTGGCATGTGCCATAGGGTTTGCTTATGTTCGAAGGAAGAAAATAGCCCAGAAGCTTG ATAAGGTAAACATCCAAGTTCAAGAGAGCTTGTACGGCAGTGAAAGACATGTGAAAGGTTTGATAGGACTAGGAAGTCTAGAAGAAAACAACAGTGAAGGCATTGAAGTACCCTATTACACTTTTAGAAGCATTCTAGCAGCTACAGAAAATTTCTCAGAATCGAACAAGCTTGGAAGAGGAGGATATGGGCCTGTGTATAAG GGAAGGTTTCCTGGAGGTCAAGACATTGCTGTAAAGAGGCTATCAGCTGTTTCTACTCAAGGCTTAAAGGAATTCAAAAATGAGGTTGTTTTGATTGCCAAACTTCAACATCGGAATCTTGTTAGGCTTAGGGGTTATTGCatgaaaggagaagagaaaatcCTACTTTATGAGTACATGCCAAATAAGAGCTTGGACTCATTTATATTTG ATCGGACGCGAACTTTGCTCCTGAATTGGCAAATGCGGTTCGACATAATCCTAGGCATTGCACGAGGGCTGCTCTATCTTCACCAAGACTCCAGATTGAGAGTGATCCACAGAGACCTGAAAACCAGCAACATTCTTCTAGATGAGGAGATGAATCCAAAGATATCAGATTTTGGCCTTGCTAAAATATTTGGGGGAAAAGAGACTGAAGCAAGCACAGAAAAAGTAGTGGGGACCTT tggATATATGGCTCCAGAGTATGCATTGGACGGATTTTTTTCAGTGAAATCAGATGTTTTCAGCTTTGGGGTAGTCCTACTAGAGATTCTCAGCGGAAAAAGGAACACGGGATTTTATGAGTGCAAACAAATTTCTAGCCTTTTGGGTTAT GCATGGAGATTATGGACAGAGAATAAGCTTCTAGACTTAATGGACCAATCTATTGGTGAAAGTTGCAatgaaaatcaattcatgaagtgTGCACTAATTGGACTCTTATGTGTACAAGATGAACCGGGTGATCGGCCTACAATGTCAAATGTTGTGACCATGCTTGATAGTGAGACTGCAACCATTCCAATTCCAACGCAGCCAACCTTTTTCGCGAGAAAGCCTCCATCGATCAGCGATTCTGGTTCTTCCAGCAAACAAGAAATAATAAGTCTAGAATTTGATAGCAGTTATCAACATGGTAGATAG